A window of Mastomys coucha isolate ucsf_1 unplaced genomic scaffold, UCSF_Mcou_1 pScaffold1, whole genome shotgun sequence genomic DNA:
caatACCCTGAGTACCAACACATGTGGCATGTGTACaggttcacacatgcacacacatacacaaacacacacacacacaccataacacaCACAGAAGAGGTGGGAGGTTTGTATGGGGCCGGGCACATCTTCTTTAGTcactatgtaaatatatatatatatatataNNNNNNNNNNatatatatatatatatatatatatatttaacttttgcttttatatataatataagtaTGTGGGTGCCTAAGGAGGTCAAAAGGTGTtgagtctcctggagctggagttattggtggttgtgagctgcccactgcagatgctggaaactgaacttggatcctctggaaaagcagcaagcgattttaatcactaagccatctctccagccctgctaccatcttttaaaaagctttatgtatttacttacttacttatttatgtgtgtgtgtgtgtgtgtgtgtgtgtgtgtgtgtgtgtgtgtgtgattacacaggtgaggaggtcagaggacagctgtgtgaGTTGGTTCTCTTCATGTGTGCCAggctgtcaggtttggtggcaagtgactTTAATCCGACTTTATCTTTAATCATGCTTTTTGAGAAACTATCTTTTAGTTTATCTAGAAATCACTAAACAGGCTAGGGTGCTTGGTCAAGGAGCCTCaggaatccacttgtctctgactCCCCAGTTAGAAgcctgcccccccttttttttaatggGTTTTGCAGATCAAACTTCAGTTCTCATGCTTACGAAGCAAACACTTTAGTAACTGACCTATCTCCCCAGCTCTAAAAAGTCCTTAGGACaccagagagtaagagagagagctCCAGAAAGCGGGGTTCACTGAAAGGTTCCCTGGGCCCATGGGAAGTTTCACAGCCACAGCTCCCACTGGAGGAAGCTGCTTCAGGGGGCACTGTCACCGTGCCCATGCGCAGCTTCATGTAAACGTGGTGTTGGATGGATCTAGGCAGCTAGAGCTGCCAGGGAAATCTGCTCCCACTGCAGGCTTGAGGAGGCTTTCATGACTTCCAGACAAAAGGTGGGCCACACCCTAGGAATGCAGAGCCAGAGGCTGGGAAAGCCAGAATCTACATGTCACCTTGAGGGTAAAGTTTGAATAtgatcatacacatacacacacagagagagaNNNNNNNNNNNNNNNNNNNNNNNNNNNNNNNNNNNNNNNNNNNNNNNNNNNNNNNNNNNNNNNNNNNNNNNNNNNNNNNNNNNNNNNNNNNNNNNNNNNNNNNNNNNNNNNNNNNNNNNNNNNNNNNNNNNNNNNNNNNNNNNNNNNNNNNNNNNNNNNNNNNNNNNNNNNNNNNNNNNNNNNNNNNNNNNNNNNNNNNNNNNNNNNNNagagagagggagagagagagagagcattagcTAAGAATGTCGGAGCAGGAGCCATGTAAAGCACATGGGAAATTCTATGAGTGGGAACAAAGACTTTGaccaggagcaggagagagaaataagCAGCTATTTCAGGGACTAGCTTCTTCCTCTACCCTGTATTGGTGTTTTCAGCTGTTACAATAAGAAACTTAAGGCTGGAtcgtttattttaaaaaagaggtttatttagctcataaTTCTGGAGGTTCTGGAAAACCTCGCCTGCTTCTTTCTGCCCATCTCTGGTGGTCCCCTGAGGAAGGTGTCATGGAAGAGGGCACAACATCAGGAAGCCATTGGGGAAGGACTCACTCTTTGGATAGGGTCTTGGCCTAGCTCTCAGTCTTGACTGGAATTCACCACTAAGTAACCCATATTAACCTCTAACCCCTTCAACCTGCCAAGAGTTGGGGTTCACAAGTGTGAGGCACCATGCCATGTTTCTTGtcattctgagacagggtttccataTGTAGCatacgctggcctcaaactagtaatcctcctgcccaaacctcccaaatgctgcgattctagatgtgtaccaccacactctgTGTTGGCCTTGCTCTTATTCTAACAACCTGTGCTTGGTGGGGGGTGGTTGGTTCATTTGCAGCACcggctactcaggaggctgagctggCAAGACCCCTTGAACCCATGAGTTTGAGAGCACACTGGGCAACAGTGAGACCTCGTGTCAAAACCTAAAGCAAACCAAAGCCTTGGTTACTTATGCCTGCCCGAGCAAGCTGTGCAAGACCAGCCCAAATCCTTCCTGAAGATGACACCCCAAAGGGCCTCATCACCTCCCACTGGGCCCCACCTCTCAAAGATTTCCCTACTTTCAACATTGCCACCAATGGGGACGCAGCTTCCATATTTAAACCCTAGCACTTGAGCAAATAAGTAGAGAGGCCTGCTGCCACCATCTTGGTTCCTCGCAAGATTAAGAGTAGATGGTGTAGTGTTAAATGCCAAGAAGTTGGAGCCCTCAGTGTCTAGACTTTTCCACCGGGGTGTTGAGATGGCCTTTTGACCCTTAGCTAGCCTGCGGCAACGGCAGTGACTGAGAGATACCCCCATGTCTGTGGAGTGTTGTTAGCCTGGATGGAGAGCCATCCATCGAGAAACGACTTTACCCATCTGTCAGGTTAggtctgtcaacttgacaaagccTACAATCCTGAGAAGGGAAAGCCTCAATTAAAGAATTGCCTGGATCAGATCAGTCTCTGTGTCTACGGGGGATTATCTCCACTGTTAGCGGACAGAGAGGCCAATTGTAGATGGTACCGTCGGTAGGCAGgtagtcttgggttgtataagaaagctagctaagcagaGCCTGTGAGCCAATCACCAGAAGGCAGCATGCTTCCATGGTTCCTGACTTCGGGCCTGATTTGAGTTCCTGCCGTGACTTCCCTCAGAGATGGATCGTatatgacctggaagtgtaaaccTCTCCTACTGGACTTGCTTCTGGTCAGAGTCTTTTTATCACATCGACGGAAGAGAAAGCTAGCACATCCTTCATTTATCAGGCCCATATTGCATGCTGCTCTAGAGTCCCTTGTCCTCAAGAGCTCAGTGTGCCATGCCCAGGGGAAGGACCTGTGGCTGGCAGGGCACTCAGCTCTAAACCACGGACGAAGTCTGAGCAGAAGCCAGTGGTATCCTACTCTGCCACTCTTCGGCCTACCTGGCTCGCTCTCCTTTTAAGGTGTTCTCCCAGCTACCACAGAGCGCCCTTCTACAGTGTGGGCTATCCTCCGAGTTATACTGGACCTGGGCTAGCAGCCTTGGAAGAGGTCATTTCCAAGGAGATGACTTGAATGGCCAAGTTAGTCCTGGCTCTGTGAACACAGGTCTCCTCACCTCGCCCTGCTAAGGGTTTCTTATCCGAGGATTAAAGGCAAGGAATAAATGAGCTACATGACATCCGGTAGATTGGGACAGTTCTCCACTGCAGGAAAGAAAGGGTGGCTAAGTCAGAAACAAGCCTGGTGGTGACTCATGGTTTGACTTCCACAGCCCTTTGGAATCCGGAGACCACAAAGGAAGAAAGCCCTGTTTATTTATGCTGCTTTCTACCAGGCCCTCAGGCTCACAATCTCATGCGACCCTATAATCAGCCCTTCCCACTTCACAGTTGAGGTAAACAAGACTCAGGATTCGTACAGGGACTCACGCTCAGCCAGAGTCTATTCATGGCGAGAACAGAGTTCAGTTGTTTCACTCCGATGATGGTCACTCTTCTGACCCTGGGCTGTGGATACAACCACATCAAGAGATTCCCCCTGAGTTCATCACGAGGCAGTGCCTATGCCAGCCGGGACTTCCCTGCTGCCTGGATTCTCAGAAGCGGCCTAGGTTGACTGTCGCCCTCCACATCTGTTGGAGAGAGTCCCGGCGGGTGGTGTAGGGCAAATGGTTGATGCGGAACCAGTGTCTGGGGACAATGTTGCCACTTGGTGTGTACAGCTTTTCTCCTTGTCTGCCCAAAAGACTGCGTAGGGCTAAGTTGCCTGACAGAATCTTCTCATAGAATTCCACTCCACCCTGGACATAGGCCGCAGACAGAGAGGCCGTGCGGCGGTCCAGCCAGCCTTCCAGGGCAACGGTGAGGGAGTCCTTGGAAAAGGTATAGGCTACGTAGCCTACCACTATTGCCACCAAGTTGAAGGCGGCTCGCAAGCTCACGGGGCCTCCATAGAGCCCCAGGGCATGCTTGGCACCCACACTTATTACCCATGTTCCCACTAGGCAAGCGGGGGCCGGCAGGGTCTGCAGGGCGGCCACACCACTCTCCAGGTATACCACCTCCTTGGCCAAGGCAAACTTCTGGGCATCGTGAGACAGGGTGAGAGCATCTCTCAGCCTGGCACCTGCTGGGCTTTGCCAATCCACTCTTTGCCCGTGTATGATTACAGTGTGTTCCATGTTGGTCACGGGACCACCCAGGAAGATGGCAGGGATTCCCACCACTGCCCCAGCAGGCAGCCGTGGGAAACCAGCACTCACAGGCTGAAAAGTGAAGGCGGTAAAAGGCTTGTAGCGGTGACCTGGAGGGATACCCATGTCCTTGAGCACCTCTTGGAAAAGGTTCCAcagagcaggggaaaggggagctGGCTGGCCCTGGGGCCAGTACTGGTAGAGCCACTGGACTACGGGATCTGGGAAGAGGTGAAATGAGATTTGAACCCCAAACAGGCCTGCACAGGAACCCACCAATAGGCCTGTCCTGTGTCTCTGTATAAAGGCTGCAGCCCTCCACAGAGGACCAGCCATGAGTACTGTCTCTGCTGATAAATTGGCCAGGAATAAGAGAAGTCAGCTGATAGGTTCTGTCAGGTTGCGGGCTACACAGCGTCTGGGGCCACGAGGTTCTTAACTGAAGTGAGATACTGCCTTGTGGCTGAGAGGAGGGGTTCCATCCAGAGTCAGACACCTCAGGTTTCACAGAATCAGCTCTCCATCTGGCAGCCAGGTGTACAGCAACTCTGATGGGTAAATACAGAGAGGACATTTCAGTGTCTCACAGTGGTGGCCATCCTCTGGCAACGGCGGTAATTACTCATTGCCACAGCTAGACACAGCACTCACTCGAACCAACTCTCATCCCAGAGTCACTCTCTGACTTATGAAGCGCATGTTTAATTCACACAGCACCTACTGTATGCTACACAGTTCTAGCGACGCAGTTCTGAGAGCATTTTGTATACAGCTGTCCCTCAGTGGCTACAAGGGTTTGCTTCCAGGATCCATGCAGATATCAAAATCCGAAAGACCATCAGCTGCTTTATATAAATAGCATAGCATTTGCATATGagctctcatatatatgtatatatatatatacatatatatatgtatgtgcccaCCTCTCACATACTTTAACTTATCTCCACACTACGTATAACACTCACTACAGCATAATACTGCATATAGAGCTAGACTCTCACTAAAATGTCTGCCTGCTCAGCAGACCCAATTTTGCTTGCATATTTTCAGTCCTTGGCTGATTGACTATGCATGGACACAGACAGCCAACTGTACTAGGAAATACATGTAATACTAATAAACACAGGgaatatttaaacacacacatttatacataaatacacactacATGTGCATATCCTTAGAGGATTAGATTCAAGATACCAAAAAGCGTTCCAAGATCTTCACATGCTCATCTCTTACAAAAAGGTTTAGTATTTGCTGTTCTCTATATTCTCAATCAACTCTGTATTACTTCCAGCACCTATTACAACGCAAACACTACATATGTAGTTGCGATGCTATATTGCTTAGGGAGTAAAGACCAGAAAATAAAGTCAGGTTCAGTACAGATACAAATTTACCTTCCGAAACATTTTTTGTTATGTAGCTGGTGGTATCACCAAATACAGAGTCTGAGGACACAGACAAGTCACTGGATGCAGTCagtctaaggaaaaaaaaaatcctcatcaCTTCAGAACCCATACCACACAGTTGATTTTCAGCTGTGAACAGGGATGCAGCTGGACAGGTTTATTAGCCAAAACCCCAAGTGGCAGCATCACACGATGAATAGTGTCCCTACTTCCACCAAGCTCTCACGGTTGAGGCCACAATTCCATTATCTTAGGATGTGGCTGTATTTGGAGCTTCGGCCTATGTGTGAAATCAAAGGTTCTTGGGGTGGCAATCATCAAATCTCACTGCTTTCCATCTCAGATTAGGACGAATACAGAGAAAATACCGCATGAAGATCGAGGGGAAAGATGGTCATTTGTTAGCCAAGCAGAGATGCCCAGGGAGCCTACCTAGCCTGGCCACAGCCGAGGGTTGGCCTTCCAGCATCTGGAACCAAGGTAAAATAAACTCCTGTTGTTCAGGACATGCGTCATGTGGCACTTTCCTTGGCATGCTAACCACTGATAGCAGAGGCTCAGTATTTGATCACAGGCCGCTAGGGATCCATAGCAAGCGGttcactttaaaaatgttatctattacatatacacaaatagacCAAACAGACCATCAACCTCACTCATTAGCATAGTtaatattgttttgttgttagtggtttttttttttttcctttgagacaaagtctcacaggCGCACTTTTGAATATTCCGGGCACCTTATTTCGTTCTTTGATTATGTCACTGATTATGACTGTTTTATCTTTGGATGAAATCTCACTTTATTCCTACCTCCGCGAAGCGTTTGATTAGCAATATACTACTGTAAACAAAACGTGGGTTTCTGCATAACATGATTTAACTCATTCTTTccgagaggaaactgaggctagaaAAGTCAGGGTCCTTGGAGGGAaccggaaaaaaacaaaacaaaacaaaacaaaacaaaacaaaacaaaaaaaccccctgGGTCGGCCTCTGAGCCTCGCAGTTGGCCTAGAGGCGGGTGTAGGTTCTGGCTTTAGAAGAGTTCTCAAGGCGATTCCGCCCTGACACACACCGAGCTCCTTTCAACAGCCGGAACGAGACTGCACACGGAAGCTGGGCATCGGAGAACTCCCCTGCTCACAGCCAAGAGCGAGAGCTTACCTCGGTAGCAACCTTGGAACACGTCGCTCCCGCACCGGACTGGGCAGGCGCAAAGCACGCCGGTCGGCGAGCCTCTGTGGGCGGGCCCTCTGTGGGCGGGGCCTCTGTGGGCGGGGCCTGGAGCCGCTCCTCTGCTCTGGTCCTGACTGCTGCCTCCCTGGAGTCTTATTCAGGGGGCAAGAGGAGCAGCTTGAGGACTTTGTTATCCAATTCCGGATTTCTGTCAGCGCAGAATAAGTATCTGTGCAGTACGCTGGGAGGAGAGCTAAGCTTAGTGAGAAAAGCGAAGCCGGGAAGGTCTGGAATCTGCTGCCAGTGACCTTGTGAGACCCGCAAGAAGTGTGGTGTAGATCATATTAGAGTTAAGTAAGAAATACTTACCGGAAGGCACACCCGACAAATGGTAGATGCGTGGATACACGTGTGTGCGCTCATTCATTCATAGGCCAGAGGTGAACTTAGATGTTGTTTCTCAGGAGCCAGCTGACCAATTTTTGGAGAAAGGGTATCCCTGTGGCACCTGGGGTTCAGCAATGAAGGTAGCCAGCCTGGCCAAGTGAGCCCCcgggatctgcctgcttctgtctccccagtgctggaattgcaaGCCTACACCATTAACAaccagt
This region includes:
- the Tmem177 gene encoding transmembrane protein 177 yields the protein MAGPLWRAAAFIQRHRTGLLVGSCAGLFGVQISFHLFPDPVVQWLYQYWPQGQPAPLSPALWNLFQEVLKDMGIPPGHRYKPFTAFTFQPVSAGFPRLPAGAVVGIPAIFLGGPVTNMEHTVIIHGQRVDWQSPAGARLRDALTLSHDAQKFALAKEVVYLESGVAALQTLPAPACLVGTWVISVGAKHALGLYGGPVSLRAAFNLVAIVVGYVAYTFSKDSLTVALEGWLDRRTASLSAAYVQGGVEFYEKILSGNLALRSLLGRQGEKLYTPSGNIVPRHWFRINHLPYTTRRDSLQQMWRATVNLGRF